Part of the Bdellovibrionales bacterium genome is shown below.
TCTTGTTAGTCAGAGTGGTCGTTCTCTCTGTGTCTCGAGTTCGCTTGAGATGAATGGCATGTTGAACTAGTTCATTCAACTCCTGAGGAGAATATTCCTCGCCGGTTAAAAAATAGCGAAGCTTAGACATGACAGACCTCTTCTTTTAAGCGAGTGGTGCGACTGCGCAGTCGACAAATGGTACCCACACCCCTCTCCGTAAAAAGCTCTTCAATCAGCGCATGCGGTCTTTGGGCGTTGAGAATATGAACCGCTGAAACTTTCTGATTGAGGGCGTGAATAATTGTTTGAGTCTTGGCTAGCATTCCACCAGTGACCACTTTTTTCTCAATAAGAAGTTCCAATTCCCCCGCATCAAGTTCAGGAAGGAGCTTTCCATCTGTATCCAAAATACCATTTTGGTCTGTGAGAAAAATGAGTTTAGAAACCCCCAAGGCAGAGGCCAAATAGCTGGCGGCCCAATCGGCGTTCACATTAAAGGCTTCTCCCTTTCGGCCGATGCCAATGGGAGCGATAACGGGAATGGTTTTGAGTACTGGATTTTTAAGGACGGACTGAATCAGTTCTGTATTTACCTTCTCGATTTTTCCTACGCGACCAAGCTGCGGATTCAGTTGGCGACACAGGAGAGTGTTGTGGTCGGCCCCAGAAAAACCAACTGCGGCGAGACCATTGGCACTCAACTGGCGCACTATTCGACGATTCATTTTTCCAACTAATATTGTTTCGATGATATCCATCATCTCTGGAGTTGTAACTCTGAGACCCTCAATGAACTCCCACTTGATTCCCCGACGGGTGAGCTCTTCATTGATTGACGGCCCTCCACCATGAACAAGAATGACAGACACGCCCACCGATTTTATTGCAATCAAATCACGGCAAACGGACCGGACGAGTTCCGGCTTTTCTAAGGCCGATCCTCCGATTTTAATGAGCAAAGTTTTTCCAGTAAATTTCTTTACATATTTTAGTGTATCAATAACCGAACTGACCTCGCTCATGAATACTCCGTGTTGATATCAACATACCGTTTAGAAAGATCACAACCCCAGGCCGTTGCCGCAAATTCGCCGCCATGCAAAGAGATTGATATCCTAATTTTTGAGGCCTTCATCAAAGCCTTTACTTCGGATTTTTCAAATATTGCGGGGGCACCGTTCGCAAAGAGTTTTACATCTTGAATGTAAAGATCCATTTTATTGAGGAGGGGGCCAGGGATGCCTTCAGCACCGAGTCGTGCTAAAATTCTTCCCCAGTTTGGATCTTCCCCATGGATTGCCGTTTTTACCAAGGGGCTGACGACGATGCCACGAGCCGCCTTGCGACAGAGGGCAAGATTCGAAGCGCCGGTTATTTGAACTTCTATTAACTTTGTGGCTCCCTCTCCATCTGTCGCGATGGCTTGAGCCAGGGTTGTTGCCACTCGTTTGAGACCGCTAAAGAATCGTTCCTCATCTGTGCGCGAGCTGATCGTTACTCCGCTTGATCCATTTGCCATCATAAATACGCAATCATTGGTCGAACTGTCGCCATCCACCGATATCATATTAAAGCTTTCATCAGCGGATTCTTTTAGAAAGCGCGTTACTTGCTCTTGGCTCAACTGGGCATCCGTGAGGAGGTACCCCAACATAGTGGCCATATTGGGATGAATCATACCGGAGCCTTTGCTGATTCCAGCAATCTCTACTGTTCCTCCACTGAGTTCAATTTTTAACGACGCTGTCTTTGGAACAAGATCTGTAGTTAGAATTGCTAAGGCAAAAGGCTCTGCAGCTTCTCCTAAGCGATGAACCAATTCCGGAATTGCAGGTAGAATTTTATCGACATCGACTTGCTGGCCAATCACACCGGTTGATGCGATCAGCACATTTTGAGTTGAAATATTCAGGGCTTTTGCCACTTCCTGTACCATCAATAAATTATTCTTTGCCCCTACTTCACCTGTCGCGGCGTTGGCTTGACCACTGTTCGTGAAGATAGCCCGAATTGTCTGGGAAGGCAGCAAGGCCTGAGAATAGAGAACGGGGGCTGCTTTGCATTCATTGAGAGTAAAAACTCCACTGGTTTGACAAGGAAACTCAGAGTAAATCAATCCAATGTCAGGCCGATATCGTCGCACTCCACTGTTTATACCGCTGGAGAAAAAACCTTTTGGAAGAGCTGTTCGGTAGATTCCTGCACCTAACGTCATGTGAGAGCCTCCAGATGATCTAAACCGCTATCGGGCGGGAGATCGTAAAGAAAATTAAAATTCTCTACAGCCTGGCTAGCTGCTCCCTTGAGTAAGTTATCCAACAGTGAGAATAAAAATACTTTTCCATCGATGACTTCATATCCGATATGGGTAAAGGCAGTGCCCACAACTGTTTTCAGGCGGAGGAGATGAGGCTGAGACTTGATGTGACCCCAGCGGACAAGTGGATAGCTCCCAAAATGCTTTGCATAGGCCTCACCAATTTTTTGGCACAGGATTTGGTCACTCAATCGAAGCCTGGGCTTCAAGTAAAGACTCGAGATAATTCCGCGACGGACATTGAGCAAATGGGTATTCATCGTCAGATCAACTTCTACTCCTGAAAGAGACTTGAGGGCTTGGAAAATCTCTGGCTGGTGCTGGTGGGTACCTACTTTATATGGAAGGCACTCTTCCGAAACCTCTGAGAAGGAAAGCGATTCTTCAATTTTACGTCCAGCACCAGTTGTTCCCGACTTCGCATCTATGACAATCTGTTCGGGCTGGATGAGTTCTTCCCTCAGGAGAGGGATGAGCGCCATGAGAATGGAGGTCGCATAGCATCCGGGATTGGCGATGAGACCTGTGCTTTTGATTTCATTAAAGGGCACTAAACCATAGGTGGACTGATTGGCTAATTCAATCGAATCAGGGGCTTCTCCGTACCATTGGCGGTAGATATCCCTGTTTGATTTA
Proteins encoded:
- a CDS encoding N-acetyl-gamma-glutamyl-phosphate reductase produces the protein MRNLLRKDSSLSRVAILGARGYSGLELTRICMRHPAMKLEFVSASSHFELGSYLKPPPGRSLPPCLENPHFDDIDLVFMATPHKVSWSLASSALEQGVHVIDLSGGFRLKDLPDKSNRDIYRQWYGEAPDSIELANQSTYGLVPFNEIKSTGLIANPGCYATSILMALIPLLREELIQPEQIVIDAKSGTTGAGRKIEESLSFSEVSEECLPYKVGTHQHQPEIFQALKSLSGVEVDLTMNTHLLNVRRGIISSLYLKPRLRLSDQILCQKIGEAYAKHFGSYPLVRWGHIKSQPHLLRLKTVVGTAFTHIGYEVIDGKVFLFSLLDNLLKGAASQAVENFNFLYDLPPDSGLDHLEALT
- the argJ gene encoding bifunctional glutamate N-acetyltransferase/amino-acid acetyltransferase ArgJ, which codes for MTLGAGIYRTALPKGFFSSGINSGVRRYRPDIGLIYSEFPCQTSGVFTLNECKAAPVLYSQALLPSQTIRAIFTNSGQANAATGEVGAKNNLLMVQEVAKALNISTQNVLIASTGVIGQQVDVDKILPAIPELVHRLGEAAEPFALAILTTDLVPKTASLKIELSGGTVEIAGISKGSGMIHPNMATMLGYLLTDAQLSQEQVTRFLKESADESFNMISVDGDSSTNDCVFMMANGSSGVTISSRTDEERFFSGLKRVATTLAQAIATDGEGATKLIEVQITGASNLALCRKAARGIVVSPLVKTAIHGEDPNWGRILARLGAEGIPGPLLNKMDLYIQDVKLFANGAPAIFEKSEVKALMKASKIRISISLHGGEFAATAWGCDLSKRYVDINTEYS
- the argB gene encoding acetylglutamate kinase; this encodes MSEVSSVIDTLKYVKKFTGKTLLIKIGGSALEKPELVRSVCRDLIAIKSVGVSVILVHGGGPSINEELTRRGIKWEFIEGLRVTTPEMMDIIETILVGKMNRRIVRQLSANGLAAVGFSGADHNTLLCRQLNPQLGRVGKIEKVNTELIQSVLKNPVLKTIPVIAPIGIGRKGEAFNVNADWAASYLASALGVSKLIFLTDQNGILDTDGKLLPELDAGELELLIEKKVVTGGMLAKTQTIIHALNQKVSAVHILNAQRPHALIEELFTERGVGTICRLRSRTTRLKEEVCHV